The proteins below come from a single Pogoniulus pusillus isolate bPogPus1 chromosome 39, bPogPus1.pri, whole genome shotgun sequence genomic window:
- the BTG2 gene encoding protein BTG2, whose product MSQHQSQRRGPRPDMAPEIAAAVGFVSSLLRTRGCVSEQQLQVFSGALREALAEHYKHHWFPEKPSKGSGYRCIRINHKMDPIISKAASQIGLSLPQLYQLLPSELTLWVDPYEVSYRIGEDGSICVLYEATATSKAATSKAASSYGMLTCKNQLMLGRTSPSKNYIMTVSS is encoded by the exons ATGAGCCAGCACCAGAGCCAGCGCCGTGGCCCCCGGCCCGATATGGCCCCGGAGATCGCCGCCGCCGTCGGTTTCGTCTCCAGCCTGTTACGGACGCGGGGCTGCGTCAgcgagcagcagctgcaggtcttCAGCGGGGCGTTGCGGGAGGCCCTcgcag AGCACTACAAGCACCACTGGTTTCCTGAGAAGCCCTCCAAAGGCTCCGGGTACCGCTGCATCCGCATCAACCACAAGATGGACCCCATCATCAGCAAGGCAGCCAGCCAGATCGGACTCAGCCTCCCGCAGCTCTACCAGCTCCTACCCAGCGAGCTGACGCTCTGGGTGGACCCTTACGAGGTCTCCTATCGCATCGGGGAGGATGGCTCCATCTGCGTCTTGTACGAAGCCACTGCCACCTCCAAAGCTGCCACCTCCAAAGCTGCCAGCTCCTACGGGATGCTCACCTGTAAGAACCAACTGATGCTGGGTCGCACCAGCCCGTCCAAAAACTACATCATGACTGTCTCCAGCTAA